One window of the Sparus aurata chromosome 17, fSpaAur1.1, whole genome shotgun sequence genome contains the following:
- the c1r gene encoding complement component 1, r subcomponent, whose product MGWTYSVIWFLCLSVSENWQLLDSESIMHGEVHSPRYPQPYFPNVLKQWDLWVSEGYQIQLTIRHLDIKASLGCHQDSLTVLFNQKVLGKFCGQENSTDHPSTGSMLSPGNRLTLIFQTSSSTQEIQQHTGFSATYKAKDVDECSKPDPGDGSGLLCSQICINTPGSYRCSCRSGYKLHLDQHTCLLSCGGCIFDKQEGHLSSPGYPGPSPPNLSCKYVISVKPRLTVTLNFAENFHLQSVNTLQGPRCQHHWLQVTIPGREPIKLCGRESPGVIATNSSTVRLDYHTDDQGLSHGWSLNYSTQD is encoded by the exons ATGGGATGGACCTACTCTGTTATATG gtttctgtgtttgtcagtgagTGAGAACTGGCAGCTGTTGGACTCTGAATCTATAATGCACGGGGAGGTCCATTCCCCTCGGTATCCCCAGCCTTACTTTCCCAATGTGCTGAAGCAATGGGATCTCTGGGTTTCTGAGGGCTACCAGATACAGCTTACCATAAGACATCTGGATATTAAAGCTTCTTTGGGCTGTCATCAAGATTCTCTGACG GTTCTTTTCAATCAAAAGGTCTTGGGGAAGTTTTGTGGCCAGGAGAATTCAACTGATCACCCAAGCACAGGGTCGATGCTTTCTCCAGGCAACAGATTGACTCTCATATTCCAAACAAGTAGCTCCACTCAAGAGATCCAACAACACACTGGCTTCTCTGCTACCTACAAAGCAAAAG ATGTGGATGAGTGTTCAAAACCAGACCCTGGAGATGGCTCAGGTCTACTCTGCTCTCAGATCTGCATAAACACCCCTGGTTCTTATCGCTGCTCCTGCCGCAGTGGTTACAAACTCCATTTAGACCAGCACACATGTTTGT TATCCTGTGGTGGTTGTATATTTGACAAGCAAGAGGGACATCTATCCAGTCCAGGCTACCCTGGCCCTTCACCTCCAAATTTGTCCTGCAAGTATGTTATCTCTGTGAAACCGAGATTAACTGTCACTCTCAACTTTGCTGAGAACTTCCACTTACAGAGTGTAAACACTTTGCAAGGTCCCAGATGTCAACATCACTGGCTGCAG GTGACCATCCCAGGCAGAGAGCCTATAAAGCTTTGTGGCAGAGAGAGTCCAGGTGTGATAGCTACAAATTCCAGCACCGTGAGACTGGACTACCACACTGATGATCAAGGCCTGAGTCATGGCTGGAGCCTGAACTACAGTACACAAG ACTAG